In Verrucomicrobiota bacterium, one genomic interval encodes:
- a CDS encoding radical SAM protein, with amino-acid sequence MTDASPHKAVYGPVPSRRLGRSLGVSPIPRKVCSYSCVYCQLGPTTRLTVERRSYFPKEMIAEQIAAALPGSDADYVTFAGDGEPTLCADLGWLVHLCKTELKARVAVITNGSLLDRPDVRANLLEADVVMPSLDAGSAAVFRQINRPHPRLDYEQIIEGLVAFRRAFPGLLWTEVMLVAGLNDSAKSLGDLKRVLDRVEPDRVDLMVPVRPPTERGVKAPSPSVIHTAREILGHVREITGYEEGLFGTARTTDPEGTIMDICLRHPLREEQARQIEQRMGVPGLVADLIAHNQISRVTYNGVPYLVAVRDDAAQTHRGTPGKEGLRNE; translated from the coding sequence ATGACAGATGCCTCTCCACACAAAGCCGTCTATGGTCCCGTGCCGTCACGCCGGCTTGGCCGGTCGTTGGGCGTGAGCCCCATCCCGCGGAAGGTATGTTCGTATTCCTGTGTCTACTGCCAGCTTGGACCGACCACTCGACTTACGGTCGAGCGCCGGAGCTACTTCCCCAAGGAGATGATTGCGGAACAGATCGCCGCGGCGCTGCCGGGATCAGATGCCGATTATGTCACGTTCGCAGGAGATGGTGAGCCGACCTTGTGTGCGGACCTTGGGTGGCTCGTGCACCTGTGCAAGACGGAGCTCAAGGCACGAGTCGCGGTGATCACCAACGGATCGCTGCTGGACCGTCCCGATGTGAGAGCAAACCTGTTGGAGGCGGATGTCGTGATGCCTTCTCTTGATGCCGGATCGGCAGCCGTCTTCCGGCAGATCAACAGGCCGCACCCGCGGTTGGACTATGAGCAGATTATCGAAGGGCTGGTGGCCTTCCGGCGGGCATTCCCCGGGCTCCTGTGGACCGAGGTGATGCTTGTCGCCGGACTCAATGACTCCGCGAAGTCTTTGGGTGATCTGAAGCGGGTTCTCGATCGTGTCGAACCGGATCGTGTGGATCTCATGGTGCCTGTAAGACCGCCGACGGAGCGGGGGGTGAAAGCGCCATCGCCGTCGGTCATTCACACCGCGAGAGAGATCCTTGGGCATGTCCGCGAGATCACCGGATATGAAGAGGGTCTATTCGGCACCGCCCGGACAACTGACCCCGAGGGGACGATTATGGACATCTGCCTGCGTCATCCGTTGCGCGAGGAACAAGCACGGCAGATCGAACAGAGAATGGGTGTGCCCGGTCTCGTCGCGGACCTTATCGCCCACAATCAAATCTCGCGCGTAACGTACAATGGGGTGCCCTATCTCGTCGCCGTACGAGACGACGCGGCGCAGACACACCGGGGCACCCCTGGGAAGGAAGGCCTACGAAATGAGTGA
- a CDS encoding iron-sulfur cluster assembly scaffold protein, which yields MEVWIKLRAGRVEKATFDTDGCAATLACGSAVTLLAADLTVEQASHISQRAVLHYLGGLPEAFEHCALLAATTFQIALAAAHGDLQEHIKSSSGEQK from the coding sequence ATGGAGGTCTGGATCAAGCTGCGCGCCGGCCGGGTCGAGAAGGCCACATTCGACACCGACGGCTGCGCCGCGACACTCGCGTGCGGCAGCGCCGTGACGCTGCTCGCGGCGGACCTCACGGTCGAGCAGGCGTCGCACATCAGCCAGAGGGCTGTACTGCACTATCTTGGCGGCCTGCCCGAGGCGTTTGAGCACTGCGCGCTTCTGGCGGCGACAACGTTTCAGATAGCGCTTGCCGCAGCGCACGGAGACCTGCAGGAGCACATCAAATCAAGCTCAGGAGAGCAAAAATGA
- a CDS encoding 4Fe-4S binding protein translates to MEHQKAEIERRIESIESGKAPGPRRPKPIVSAERCTGCGICLDICPTEAIVVVNGTATISDDCIGCGVCVAECPNGALSLA, encoded by the coding sequence ATGGAGCACCAGAAGGCAGAGATTGAACGCCGCATCGAGAGCATCGAGTCAGGCAAAGCACCGGGCCCGAGACGCCCCAAGCCGATCGTGTCAGCGGAGCGGTGCACCGGATGCGGCATCTGCCTCGACATTTGTCCGACCGAGGCGATCGTGGTGGTCAACGGCACGGCGACGATCAGCGACGACTGCATCGGCTGCGGCGTCTGCGTCGCCGAGTGCCCGAACGGGGCGTTGTCGCTCGCGTAA
- a CDS encoding DUF5320 domain-containing protein: MPGGDRTGPMGMGPMTGRAAGYCAGYPVPGFMNPVGGRGFGGGGGRGFGGRGGGRGWRNMYYATGLPGWARAGWWGAPAYGAPVYGGPMPMQAPTRDVERDTLKAQAEYLTNSLAEIKNRIEELESQQPQDSDK; this comes from the coding sequence ATGCCAGGCGGAGATCGAACAGGTCCGATGGGCATGGGCCCGATGACAGGACGAGCCGCAGGTTACTGCGCCGGGTATCCGGTGCCGGGGTTCATGAATCCGGTGGGCGGACGAGGCTTTGGCGGCGGCGGGGGCCGTGGCTTCGGCGGCCGCGGCGGCGGCCGCGGGTGGCGCAACATGTACTATGCAACTGGGCTACCCGGCTGGGCACGCGCCGGCTGGTGGGGCGCACCTGCCTATGGCGCACCCGTCTATGGCGGGCCGATGCCGATGCAGGCGCCGACGCGTGATGTGGAACGCGATACGCTCAAGGCCCAGGCCGAATATCTCACCAACTCGCTGGCCGAGATCAAGAACCGTATCGAAGAGCTGGAGTCCCAGCAGCCGCAGGACTCGGACAAGTAA
- a CDS encoding NifB/NifX family molybdenum-iron cluster-binding protein, with protein sequence MKVAVTSRGKELDSEVDPRFGRARFFVLVDTDTGEFQAMDNGQNLNAAQGAGIQAAQNVAALGAEALLTGHCGPNAFRALSAGGIKVFAAVTGTVAEAIEQFKAGTLAPAEDADVQGHWA encoded by the coding sequence ATGAAAGTGGCAGTAACGTCACGCGGGAAGGAACTCGACAGCGAAGTAGATCCCCGCTTCGGGCGGGCGCGGTTCTTCGTCCTCGTGGACACTGACACGGGCGAGTTCCAGGCGATGGATAACGGGCAGAACCTCAACGCCGCGCAGGGCGCCGGCATTCAGGCTGCCCAGAATGTGGCCGCACTCGGCGCCGAGGCGCTGCTGACCGGCCATTGCGGGCCAAACGCATTCAGAGCACTGAGCGCGGGAGGCATCAAGGTTTTCGCGGCCGTGACGGGGACGGTCGCGGAGGCAATCGAGCAGTTCAAGGCCGGCACGCTGGCGCCCGCCGAAGACGCGGACGTCCAGGGCCACTGGGCCTGA
- a CDS encoding aspartate 1-decarboxylase → MLRAICKSKLHGATVTQTELTYEGSITLDTDLIEAADMLPWERVQIVNLNNGSRIETFIIPGEAGSGTVCLNGPAARSAVVGDVVHVISYAEMTDEEAIGYQPIVVNLDENNHIRSTHPMGAQRKL, encoded by the coding sequence ATGCTGCGCGCCATCTGCAAATCGAAACTCCACGGGGCGACAGTCACCCAGACGGAGTTGACCTACGAGGGAAGCATCACGCTCGACACCGACCTCATCGAGGCGGCCGACATGCTGCCCTGGGAGCGCGTGCAGATCGTCAACCTCAACAACGGCTCGCGCATCGAGACCTTCATCATCCCGGGCGAGGCCGGCTCCGGCACTGTGTGCCTCAACGGCCCCGCCGCGCGCAGCGCCGTCGTGGGCGACGTTGTGCACGTCATCTCGTATGCCGAGATGACCGACGAGGAAGCGATCGGCTATCAGCCTATCGTCGTCAACCTCGATGAGAACAACCACATCCGAAGCACGCACCCGATGGGGGCGCAAAGGAAGCTGTGA
- a CDS encoding NifB/NifX family molybdenum-iron cluster-binding protein, with protein sequence MRIAVPTWQGRVSPVFDTAQRLLVVKTQNGSETERTEEDLGSLPLPRRASRLRELGVDVLICGAISRPLAGLIAASGTTLIPFVSGECEEVLSAYLGGRLPSPHFLMPGCCGRGPGWRGGFGRGRGRRRGQEQGPQW encoded by the coding sequence ATGCGAATTGCGGTGCCGACATGGCAAGGGCGGGTCTCGCCCGTTTTCGACACGGCCCAGCGGCTGCTGGTGGTCAAAACTCAGAACGGAAGCGAGACTGAACGGACCGAGGAAGATCTCGGTTCACTCCCGCTACCGCGGCGGGCCTCGCGCCTGAGGGAGCTGGGCGTTGACGTCCTGATCTGCGGTGCGATCTCACGCCCGCTCGCCGGGCTGATCGCCGCGTCTGGGACGACGCTCATACCGTTCGTGAGCGGCGAATGCGAGGAGGTGCTGTCTGCCTACCTCGGTGGCCGGCTGCCGAGCCCGCACTTCCTGATGCCCGGGTGTTGCGGGCGCGGCCCGGGATGGCGCGGCGGTTTCGGCCGCGGTCGGGGCAGGCGACGCGGCCAAGAGCAGGGACCACAGTGGTGA
- a CDS encoding sigma 54-interacting transcriptional regulator, which yields MPDRPHDRQRDIILDSVADGVFTVNAEWRITSFNRAAERITGVERAEAIGKRCCDVFRASICETDCALRRTMETGKPVVNRAVYIVNAQGERVPISISTALLRDDTGQIIGGVETFRDLSLVEELRKELDGRHAFEDIISRNHRMQGLFDILPEVARSDATVLIEGESGTGKELVARAIHNLSPRRRKRLVTVNCGALPDTLLESELFGHTAGAFTDAKRDRKGRFALADGGTIFLDEIGDVSPALQVRLLRVLQEKAYEPLGGTETLTADARVIAATNRKLDELVAHGTFRQDLYYRINVVRLELPPLRERKEDIPLLIEHFIGHFNRLRGKDVSGISPEVLAILMGHDYPGNVRELENILEHAFVVCPGGMIEPRHLPEHLRPAESLAPVFAGAQTLREIEARFIRDALARNNWSRLATAKELGVHKSTLFRKIRSLGIHLPDQDGRTRQ from the coding sequence ATGCCCGACAGGCCGCACGACAGACAACGCGACATCATCCTCGACTCGGTCGCCGACGGAGTGTTCACCGTCAACGCCGAGTGGCGGATCACGTCGTTCAACCGGGCGGCCGAGCGGATCACGGGCGTCGAGCGCGCCGAGGCGATCGGTAAACGCTGCTGCGACGTGTTCCGCGCGAGCATCTGCGAGACCGACTGCGCGCTGCGCCGCACGATGGAGACGGGCAAGCCGGTTGTCAACCGGGCCGTCTACATCGTCAACGCCCAAGGCGAACGAGTGCCGATCAGCATCTCGACGGCCCTACTCAGGGACGACACGGGGCAGATCATCGGCGGCGTCGAGACGTTCCGCGACCTGAGCCTCGTCGAGGAGTTGCGCAAGGAGCTCGACGGGCGCCACGCGTTCGAGGACATCATCAGCCGCAATCACCGGATGCAGGGCCTGTTCGACATCCTGCCGGAGGTGGCCCGCAGCGATGCGACGGTGCTCATCGAGGGCGAAAGCGGCACGGGCAAGGAACTTGTCGCGCGCGCGATCCACAACCTGAGCCCGCGGCGCCGCAAGCGGCTCGTGACCGTGAACTGCGGCGCGTTGCCCGACACGCTGCTCGAATCCGAGCTCTTCGGTCACACGGCGGGGGCGTTCACGGACGCGAAACGCGACCGCAAGGGCCGGTTCGCGCTCGCCGACGGCGGCACGATCTTCCTCGACGAGATCGGCGACGTCTCGCCTGCGCTCCAGGTGCGCCTGCTGCGCGTACTGCAGGAGAAAGCATACGAGCCGCTCGGCGGCACCGAGACGCTGACGGCCGACGCGCGGGTGATCGCCGCGACAAACCGAAAACTCGATGAGCTCGTCGCTCACGGCACGTTCCGCCAAGACCTCTACTACCGGATCAACGTCGTGCGACTCGAGCTGCCGCCACTGCGCGAGCGCAAGGAAGACATCCCGCTGCTTATCGAGCACTTCATCGGGCACTTCAACCGGTTGCGCGGCAAGGACGTCAGCGGTATCTCGCCCGAGGTACTCGCCATCCTCATGGGACACGACTACCCCGGCAACGTGCGCGAGCTGGAGAACATCCTCGAACACGCGTTCGTCGTCTGCCCCGGCGGCATGATCGAGCCGCGCCATCTGCCCGAGCACCTGCGCCCGGCGGAGAGCCTCGCGCCTGTCTTTGCCGGCGCGCAGACGCTTAGGGAAATCGAGGCGCGCTTCATCCGCGACGCGCTAGCCCGCAACAACTGGAGCCGTCTTGCCACCGCCAAGGAGCTGGGCGTCCACAAGAGCACGCTGTTCCGTAAGATCAGGTCGCTTGGCATCCACCTGCCCGATCAGGACGGTCGCACCCGCCAGTAG
- a CDS encoding sugar phosphate isomerase/epimerase: MRAYMNASEIGLVLYTVRDRAEKDFAGTLREVAEIGYGCAEICGTFGLAAGAVCDLGEELGLRLLSAHVGLGDVTEHFHKTVRYYSTVGVESLVVPWIDEKHRDSVEAAKKTARLFNQIGMRLEDNGLSFMFHNHDVEFKPIGGTTAWDILVRECDPRYVGFELDVFWAAKGGRDPIDVLRTLEGRSRYLHAKDMTASGAMTEVGAGTLDFAAMAAVRRQIGIKCFFVEHDEPKLPSMKSARKSFDHLRKKVNEPAKDAEVLEG; the protein is encoded by the coding sequence ATGAGGGCATATATGAACGCGAGCGAGATCGGATTGGTGCTCTATACCGTGCGGGACCGGGCGGAGAAGGACTTTGCCGGGACGCTGCGCGAGGTGGCCGAGATCGGCTACGGCTGCGCGGAGATCTGCGGCACATTCGGGCTCGCGGCAGGCGCCGTGTGCGATCTCGGCGAGGAGCTTGGTCTCCGCCTGCTGTCGGCCCACGTCGGACTGGGCGACGTGACTGAGCATTTCCATAAGACCGTACGCTACTACAGCACGGTGGGCGTCGAATCGCTCGTCGTACCGTGGATTGACGAGAAGCACCGCGATTCGGTCGAGGCGGCCAAGAAGACGGCGCGGCTCTTCAACCAGATCGGCATGCGCCTCGAGGACAACGGCCTCTCATTCATGTTCCACAACCACGACGTCGAGTTCAAGCCGATCGGCGGCACGACAGCTTGGGACATCCTCGTCCGCGAGTGCGATCCACGCTACGTCGGGTTCGAGCTCGACGTGTTCTGGGCCGCCAAGGGGGGACGCGACCCGATAGACGTGCTCCGCACGCTCGAAGGCCGGTCGCGCTACCTCCACGCCAAGGACATGACCGCCAGCGGTGCGATGACCGAGGTTGGCGCGGGCACGCTCGACTTCGCCGCGATGGCCGCCGTTCGACGGCAGATCGGCATCAAGTGCTTCTTCGTCGAGCATGATGAGCCGAAGCTCCCCTCCATGAAGAGCGCCCGCAAGAGCTTCGACCACCTGCGCAAGAAGGTCAACGAACCGGCGAAGGACGCCGAGGTGCTCGAGGGCTAG
- a CDS encoding DUF3788 family protein, whose product MQRNERFLDKASPPTQEAVEAALGARALKTWRAVVAYLDDAYGVEPDLGFTGGTYGWRFRYRKGGRTIGALYPEKGSFTVLVVLNAEELEELEPQLGRLSEPLQKVIEGATPYNEGKWCWMRMPGTATLGELKRLFALKRKPKA is encoded by the coding sequence ATGCAGAGGAACGAGCGCTTCCTCGACAAGGCATCGCCGCCGACCCAGGAAGCGGTCGAGGCCGCGCTCGGAGCACGGGCGCTCAAGACGTGGCGCGCGGTGGTGGCGTATCTCGATGACGCGTACGGCGTCGAGCCCGACCTCGGATTCACGGGGGGCACCTACGGCTGGCGGTTCCGCTACCGCAAGGGCGGGCGGACTATCGGCGCGCTGTATCCCGAGAAGGGCTCGTTCACGGTCCTCGTCGTACTCAACGCCGAGGAGCTCGAGGAGCTCGAGCCGCAACTTGGCAGACTCTCGGAACCCTTGCAGAAGGTCATCGAGGGCGCCACCCCGTACAACGAGGGCAAGTGGTGCTGGATGCGCATGCCGGGCACGGCCACGCTTGGCGAGCTGAAGCGCCTTTTCGCCCTGAAACGCAAGCCGAAGGCATAG
- a CDS encoding arsenate reductase ArsC: protein MRKILFLCTGNSCRSQMAEGWARRLKADMIEAHSAGVEPRALDPRAVQVMAEAGVDISSHRAKHVDEFADVKFDYVVTVCGHAHETCPAWLHKSPVIHIGFDDPPTLATAAHTEDEALVHYRRVRDEIRAFVQTLPDSLVTR, encoded by the coding sequence ATGCGAAAGATCCTCTTCCTGTGCACGGGCAACTCGTGCCGCAGCCAGATGGCCGAGGGGTGGGCGCGCCGCCTCAAGGCCGACATGATCGAGGCCCACTCGGCTGGCGTGGAGCCGCGAGCCCTCGACCCACGCGCTGTCCAGGTGATGGCTGAGGCAGGCGTGGACATCTCGTCGCATCGTGCCAAGCACGTTGATGAGTTCGCAGACGTCAAGTTTGACTACGTCGTGACCGTCTGTGGCCATGCCCACGAGACCTGCCCGGCCTGGCTGCACAAGTCGCCCGTGATCCACATCGGCTTCGATGATCCGCCCACGCTCGCAACTGCCGCTCACACTGAGGACGAGGCGCTGGTCCACTACCGGCGCGTGCGCGACGAGATCCGTGCCTTTGTCCAGACCCTGCCCGACTCGCTCGTCACGAGATGA